The Deinococcus sp. KNUC1210 nucleotide sequence CCCGCTGATGGCCCGGCTACCGCTGGAAATCGACGTGGAGCGCGGGCAGGTGTTCGTGGACAGCACCCTGCCGCCCAGCGACGTGCAGAATTTCGGGCGCAGTCTGGCCTTCCGCAACGCCACCCCCGGCATCCTGGGCTACACCTTCAACAACTACCGCCGCGCCTTTCAGGAAACCCGTGACGCGGGCACCGGGCGTAGCCTGTTTCTGAGCTGGACGCTGAACACCTTTGCCATCGCCATTCTCAAGGTGCTGAGCGCGGTGGTGTTCTGCTCGCTGGCAGGCTACGCGCTCGCCCGCCTGAATTTCCCCGGCAAGAATCTGCTGTTCGCGCTGGTGCTGTTCGTGCAGATGGTGCCGGGCCAGACGACCTTCATCAGCAATTATCTGGTGCTGAAGAACCTGGGCCTGCTGAACATCTGGGGCCTGCTGGTCTCGGGGCTGGTCACGGCGGGCGGCGTCTTCCTGATGAAGCAGTTCTTCGAGGGGCTGCCCAAAGAGCTGGAGGAAGCGGCCAGCATCGACGGCGCGTCGCCCTTCACGACCTTCTGGCGCGTGATGCTGCCCCAGGCGTCTCCGGCCCTGATCGCCCTGTCGATCACCACCTTTCAGGGGGCCTGGAACGATTTCTTCTGGCCGCTGGTGGTGCTCAAGGGCGACGCCAGCCGCCAGGTGCTGACGGTGGGGCTTCAGAGCTTCCGCGACGTGTACGGCGGGGCCGGAGACTACGGCCTGATCCTGTCGGGCGCGATCCTCTCGGCCATCCCCGTGCTGATCGTCTTCCTGATCTTCCAGCGCTACTTCGTGGGCACCGGAGCCGACAGCGCCGTCAAGGGATAAAGCGGCTTGTGACGCATGACCGGTAGCCTGTAGAACAGGCGAGGCCCGCCGCATTTCCCCCTCCTTCCGACCTATTTTTTACAATCCACACGCAATTTCTGGAGTGTTTCATGCTGAGTACCCGTACCGTCCTGAAAGAAAACGAACTCTATCTGGTAGGTGACGCCAATTACACGGTGCAGAGCGGTGAATCGGGCTTCTATCGCCGCGACACCCGCCACCTGTCGGCGTACCGCTGGCTGCTGGACGGAGAAGCGCCGCAACCGCTGGTGCAGCACCTGCGCGCGCCGTTCTGGATGAGCGAGCAGGCAGGCAACGCCAACCTGGGCTATACCATGCACACCGGCCTGACCCGTGACCTGACCATCACGGCGGGCGGCCTGCAGGACCACGTGCGCCTGAAGGTCTATACGCCCGGTCACCACCAGTTGCGCCTGGAACTGGCCGCCGATTTCGTGGACATGTTCGAGGTGCGCGGCTGGAATACCCTGGAAGAACGCGTGGTGCACGTGACGCCCACGCCGGGCGGCGTCACCTTCTCGTACACCGCCCGCGACGGCATGGAGAACCGCACCGCCGTGACCTGCTCTCCGGCGGGCCACTGGGACGGCACGGCCATCGTCTGGGAGGTGGTCGGTGACCTCGACCTGACCGTGACCGTGCAGGCCCTTCAGAACAGCGAGTCGGGACAGCCCGCCGATCCTCTGGCCCTGCTGACCGACTACGCGCAGTGGCAGCCGCCCTTCACGCTGCCGCACAGCAACGATCAGCGCGTGCTGGAGCGCAGTATGCAGGACCTGCGGAGCCTGCTGTTTCATACCGACCACGGGCCGTTTCCGGC carries:
- a CDS encoding carbohydrate ABC transporter permease; translation: MTIAAPSPSSAPLKQQDNTAFLNRRRWARAGWLYLFMLVMSIIFLGPFLMGTLSSLKDNPNEYPPRILIPQLRPTFFMRAYQLGVQGAGDGWNGGLAPGGTVTFDVRVRNPKDAPQTPPAASLFVYQPTGLVNLARLAQAKDYSVLKVAETGVTGDLHSYRVTVTYPPLTAQTGERVRGELLPPQGNDLMATVNGNPVKVTLDTPQAQAHQYDLQPTQPVQLIRKGDQYFLEGPLMARLPLEIDVERGQVFVDSTLPPSDVQNFGRSLAFRNATPGILGYTFNNYRRAFQETRDAGTGRSLFLSWTLNTFAIAILKVLSAVVFCSLAGYALARLNFPGKNLLFALVLFVQMVPGQTTFISNYLVLKNLGLLNIWGLLVSGLVTAGGVFLMKQFFEGLPKELEEAASIDGASPFTTFWRVMLPQASPALIALSITTFQGAWNDFFWPLVVLKGDASRQVLTVGLQSFRDVYGGAGDYGLILSGAILSAIPVLIVFLIFQRYFVGTGADSAVKG